In Puntigrus tetrazona isolate hp1 chromosome 15, ASM1883169v1, whole genome shotgun sequence, the DNA window CGTCGTATTGATCCCTATGGAATAGGAttgggatgtcacttaagttataatatatatatattatttatttatatatatttatttatttatatatacatatatatattatatatatatatatatatatttatatatatttatatatatttatttatatatatatatatatatatatatatatatatatatatatatatattatttatatatatatatatatatatatatatatatatatattatatatatattatttatttatatatatttatttatttatatatacatattatatatatatatatatatatatatatatatatatatatatatatatatatatatatatatatattttatttatttatttatttatttatttatttatttatgttatagcTGCATAGGGTAGGGGATGACGTCGTATTTATATATGGATAtaggattatatatatattatttatatatatatatatattatttatatatatattatttatatatatatatatatatatatatatatatatatatatatattatatatatatatatatatatatatatatatatattatatatatatatatatatatatatatatatatatatatatatatttatatatatatatatatatattatttatatatatatatattatttatatatatatatatattttatatatatatatatattattatatatatatatatattatttatatatatatatatattatatatatatatattatatatatatatatatatatatatatatatatatatatatatatatatatatatatatatatttatatatatatatatatatatatatatatattattatatatatatatatatatatattatatatatatatatatatatatatatttatatatatatatatatatatatatatatatatatatatatatatatatatatatatattatttatatatatatatatatatatatatatatttatatatatatatatatatatatatatatatatatatatatatatatatattatatatatatatatatatatatatatatatatatatatatatatatatatatttattatatatatatatatatatatatatatatatatatatatatatatatatatatatatttatatatatatatatatatatatatattatttatatatatatatttatatttatttatatatttatttatattatttatttatttatttatttatttatttatttatttatatatacacaagtgCTCGTATCCTTTTAAGGTTAGAGGTCTGATGGCGCATATAAAGACAAGACGTGGTTTCACTTCGCCGCGCAACTTGATGGCGTCATAAGGGCTAGCTGTCGAAGGCTTGTGGACTCTGTTACACCAACAAACAACAGACTATtaacaataaaactaatgaacTGAGAGCATGTGTCATATGTCCAGAGGAATTTAGTGAAGGAGATTATGAAATGTGGAGATCAGGTCGGGCGTGCATCCGCTTTCTAAACGGCGTTACGAGGTAAAGGATGGATGATTGTgagaaagaaatgtttcataAGATCCTTaagatgttatttatatatcattaaatCTTTACTattgggttaaaaaaaagctttcatctTTCCGAagtaatttgtacatttatctGCAAAATAGTGGATTACTTggtaaatatctaaatattttctcGAAAGTCTTTCTCActacttatatttatttgtgtttattttaattgaaatatgaaCTAAACTTAAAAGTTGAGTCGTGAGATTTGGTTGATTTGACACATAATAACACTATGCTATGATCACAAGTTTGTATCGTGTCTGTTTCAGTGTTGTGTAGGGGATCGCTGTGATTGACTCGACCAATGAAATCCTCAGAATCGGCGGTGGGCGGGGCTTGTGCTTTAACTGCgttaaaaagctattttcacGTCATCCTTCACGACAGGTACAGACGCTGAAGAGGAGATCGACAGCATGAGTGAACCAGAACCATCcagaataaaacatgaagatACTGAGGAACGAACAGGTTGCTGTTTATTCTTGATTCTTCATTATTAGTCAACTAAGAAACATTAAAGCCACAGGCAAGAAGATGTAGTGACggtgaaattatatatatatatatatatatatatatatatatatatatatatatatatatatatatatatatatatatattaatttcattaacaaGCAATAATTCTAACCATAATATTGGCCTCAAATGCGGAAAGTGTGACACGTTGCCGTGGCAACAGCATATAAGGGCAGCATCATTATCCCTGTAacagttttatatatgtttttgacaTTATTCTGCGTtacgttactttttaaatatgagcagggcttgatcgtttgttttataatataagaAGTTCTATTTATAACAAACGTAAAAGGCCTTTCACACCAAATATGAATAAACTGTAAGCTGAAGGAAACGTAAATTGATGTCTGTAGAGTAGAATACAggtgaaaattaaaatgtaaatgtaaaaaaactcaATCTGGTTCACGCCAACTGACGTTTacctcatttctgtattttagacGGGATATCAGTAAAACAGCAAAGACATGAAGTGGAGGAACAACATTGTAAAATCAAACCTTCAAGAAAAAATGCCAAACAGCTGCACACCTGTTttcagtgcggaaagagttttGCCGCGCCATCGAGTCTCAGAAATCATCTGCTCATTCACTCCGGAGAAAAGCCATCGTCACAACTGAAAAAACAACTGATGCCTCACGTGTGTCCTTACTGTGGAAAGAGATTCTCGTGGATGTCCAGTTATAAAAAGCACCAGAAAATACACGATGAAGTGAGAGATCATGTGTGTCGTGAGTGCGGGAAGGGCTTCACTAGATCGGACTGTCTGAAGCAGCAccagaggatccacaccggagaaaGACCGTACAAGTGCTCGTACTGCGAGAAGAGCTTCACTCAGCCTGGAAGCCTGAAAAAGCACGAGAGACTTCACACCGGGGAGAAGCCGTATCGCTGCgctcagtgcgggaagagctttaAAGACGCGTCGACTCTCAGCTATCACCTGCTCAGTCACTCCGGAGAAAAGCCGTTCAGCTGCGACCGGTGCGGGAAAAAGTTCATCTCATCATCACATCTAAAAAGTCACCTGACCGTTCATTCGGACGAGAAGCCTCACGTGTGCTCTTACTGCGGAAAGAGCTTTTCGAGGCTAATTGCTTGTAAACAGcaccagaaaacacacaccGAAGCGAGAGATCACTTGTGCTGCGAGTGCGGGAAGAGATTTACTGCAGCTGGTGATCTGAAGCGGCACctgaggatccacaccggagaaaaACCTCACAAGTGCTCGTACTGCGACAGGAGCTTCAGTGTGTCTGGAAAACTGAAGGACCACGAgagagttcacaccggagagaaagtGCGGAGAGAGAGTCACTAAGTCATCAAAACTTTTGGCTCACGTTAAAAATCATTGTTCTGCGTCAGTGTGAACAAATGTTTTCTAAGATTCAGAAtcacagaattatttttttcacatttttatttttataaatgcaatattatttttagtgctgtcaaaaataatcacaatagCACCCAAAACcaaagtttacataatatacaacaGCAAGCATAATATAtgggtgtatgtatatatgtgtgtgtgtgtgtgtgtgtgtgtgtgtgtatatatatatatatatatatatatatatatatataaaattaaataaactgctACATAGATTTATgtacaatataaattataatagtattaatataacCATGAAAATACAtgtcaatattttcaaatatatatgctgtatatgtgtgtatttatatatactcagtacacacacatttgttaaccaacacttattttagatgcgattaatcatacAGCACTAGTTATATATAAACTACAACATAAAAATTGCTCCGTGTAATGAGGCATATAAAATTTCCATTGTACTGACATCTGATTATGTGtgatttttactgattttttcGGTTCATTCAGGTATTTTAGTTCTGATCAGTAATAGATAATAGGGCCACGCTCTGCTGACTGCTGTTACCaatctccatttttttttcttttatggaaaGTCATGGAAACACTGTAGtagagtttttcttttaatatttgagCAATTGGGaatgccaaaaatatatatttgactaCTTAAATATACACTACTACACTCAAAATcagatttataattataaattatatataattataaggTTATAATTTACGTAAACGCAATTTGTAGAAGAGAGAAGTCAACTTCGCCATCTGCCGGACACCATTAGTCATCCGGGTACCAAGCATCCGGGCCACCGTAGTTTTCAGGAGCCGATCACGTGACGAGACAGCCAATCAAATCACAGCTAAATAAAACCCAGTGTAGTTTTGCTCCTCCAGAGAGATTCCTGTTGAAGTTGTGTGCGTTAATGACTAAAAGTAAGCGTTCGTGTATCTTGAGTAGTGTTGTTAATGccgtttcattcatttatttgttgagtTATGTATATAAAAGATGCTTGGAAACCCGCGACCCTGCACAAACGATTGTTTACGTAAACACAAGCGCTGTTTAGCACATATGTGTCGAATATTTAACTCATTAATGTGTGAGATTTCCTCTTATTCAACCGTTAGTCggtttaaaatgtgtgtttgctcTGTGAAGTTTACACTTGATGTATATCCACTACTCCTGGTTACTGTTTAGTTTCTACAGCTTATATGCTTAAGGCTGCACATCTTATATGTATATTGCTTCACAATATTTAAAGGTTTCCTTATGAACCATTaactttttccagtaaaaccattacaaaattccttgtgtagtgtgttttgggcacTTTTCCAAAAGTATCCATCACATACCGGTAGACGCCAttatactttccattaaaaccaatactaCTTCCATTATAATCATTAAATCCATCACATTTTCTCTTGTGTTTTGGCCAGGGGTCTATAGATGTTTTTTAACAGGGATGTATGTGGTAATGTTATCCTGTTTGTTCTAAATCACTTAATTCCTGTAATTTTATTTCTCCTTTCCTTTGTTAAGACCACATATGCCAATCTGTTAAATTAACTGGAGTTCCTGTCTTCGACGCGCCGTGGACGTGACGGAGGACACCTGAGGACCAGAAAACACCACAATTTATCTTTGAAAACCTCCAAACTGAGCCCAAACCAGTCCACACTGCCGATCAGCTGAATGTGCAAGTAGCAgctatgtaaaaatgttttatatatactataaaaggGTACATTGGGCAGAAAACATTTGATGTATTTAAGTCgcattttctgtatatttttatttttggactgATAATAAAGTCGAAGAGGGAGCCGGCGGTAATGCCAGTGTGTTCAGTTTTAGACAAGTTCATCTTCGGCTGCTCCTGACCAGGTTGAGCTATGATCATTTTGCTTTTGGAAACCAAATCAAGTGAAAATAAGTCAATTACGTGCATAAGCCTGGCTGATTTGGTAACCTAGTTTTATGAAGCCCCGGTCCTGTGGGCCTCAGTATCAGACAATGATCACGTCACGCCTACAGTGAAGCCCCTCCCACAACAATTCACCTATAAATACTGGAGAAGATTCACTTCATCCTACAAGAGAAGAACGAACTCCAGGAGCAGCGGCTGAAATCTGTTAAAGATggagtttattaaagaggagattGAAGACATGGGTTATCCAGAACCATCCAGAATAAAACAGGAAGATACTGAGGAACAAATAGGTTGGTGTCCGTTCTTAAACGTTTATTGTTGACTGccgagaaacaataatgtagaAGATCCAGTTCGCTTGTTTTTAACCATATAATTGGTTTATTTTAGGCTTGGCTGAAGTAAAACAGGAAAGAATGAAGCTGAAAGAAGAGGAGGGGTGTGGAAAAAGCAAAACGTCAAGAAAAAATAATTCCGAACAGCTGAAAACGCACGAGAGAAAACGCGCGCACGTTCCCGCCGGAGAGAAGCGGTATCGCTGCGCTCAGTGCGGAAAGAGTCTTTCCGGAGCGTCGAGTCTCAGGAATCACCTGCTCATTCACTCCGGAGAAAAGCCGTTCGGCTGCGACCGGTGCGGGAAAAAGTTCATCTCGTCGTCGCACCTGAAAAGTCACATGACCGTTCATTCGGACGAGAAGCCTCACGTGTGCTCTTACTGCGGAAAGAGCTTTTCGTGGCTGGCCAGTTACAAACATCATCAGAAGACGCACAGTAAAGTGAAAGACCACGTGTGCCGcgagtgcgggaagagcttcactAGAATAGCCAATCTGAAGCAGCACCAGAGGATACACACCGGAGAGAGGCCTTACAAGTGCTCGTACTGCGACAGGAGCTTCAATGAGTCTGGAAACCTGAAAAGGCATCAGCgcgttcacaccggagagaagccgtacTACTGCACTCAGTGCGGGAAGTGTTTCACTCAGTCGCCAAATCTAGTGATTCATATTAAAAAGTGCATTGAAAAGTTCACGGTAAAGAGGCGCAAGATGGCAGGCAAGGAGTACTAGGCGCTCGCCAGCTCTTAACTCGACCCTTTAGCCGAGGTCGTACGTATTCATTGTCAGCGACTGGAGACTTGCAAGACTCGTCTGGATAAAGGCCAAACGAAGaaagtcatcatttactgatcATGCATACGATCTAGGGAACAGAAGACGCATTCTCGGTTTACCAGAAGGGGCAGATCTAATACGGCGCCATTTCTCCACAAATGGATAGTTGCAGACTAAAACGAGGCCACATCAAGATAGAAAGGGCCCCCAGACCAGGTGTCGAGGAGAGACCAAGACAGATGCTAGTGCGCGAGTTCTGGGAAAAACGAGGACTCTTGCCGCGAGTAAAAAGTTCTGCGGTTTTGAGAACAGCAGCGTAGCTTTGCATCAAGGCGTCTCCTTGGGATCGAAGCCGCTATGCAATGTCATACGAGTAACGATCGGGAACACCACCAAAGTCTCAGAGTTCATCCTCCTCAGGACCGCTCTGTGACTGGATCTTGTAATCGAGGTTGGCCTTCCCTCGATGAGCTCCTGAGTGAGGGCTTTAACGTGTCCCCCGTCCCCTTCCCTGTCGGTCCGTGACATCCCGCATTTCTTACTGTGCTACGGTTGCTGTTATGATTTtgttatgcatttttgtttattccaTCGTCTGTCTGACTGgccttatttattttgcagccTGCAAAGCTTCGGCCTTGGTGGTAGCTTTTATTAAAGAGCATGAAACTGAGCGGATCTGAACAACGGCGTCTGTGCTTTCAGTAATGAAACGCCTTTAACTGATCCTGTCGTACATTCTCaatatgcattgttaaaagcgctatatatatatatatatatatatatatatatatatatatatatatataaggtgattgattgctattattattattgtattattaactCGGATCAGTGACAAAGCCTGGTTTTGGAAAGGATTATTAGGGAATTcttaacttgttttatttatgcgtGTACTGAAGCTTTTCCTCAAGTTTTAGACGGCGTACTTGGATTTTAGTGATGTCTCGGTATGGGCACATGGTCCAGGTTCAGGTAAGTAATGTGAGATTCAGATACTGTAAATGTGCCGTTAACTCAAACTAGTTTTAATGTGAAAAGCCACAGTATTTCTGTGGATGTGTCTAGACTGAGAACTGCAAAAATAGTCACTTTAGTCTTacgttgatttatttttttttttaatcatttaattccACGCCTCCTCTGCATCTGCTGTAACACAAACTTTTCATAAAGACGAttatgtgtgatttttttttttacttgttgaTGTTTTAGTTGATTATAGTATTTAATTCAGTAATGCTATTTGTGGCAATCCTGTAGTTTGTCTCAGTCTGTTGACACAcaatgaaatgtttaatgtgCCAATTTACAGAAGAtctcatgcattttaatgaacgAGGTGAAAACAGTgagtgtgaatatatatatatatatatatatatatatatatatatatatatatatatatatatatatattgcagtgGTAGTGgagtggtatatatatatatatatatatatatatatatatatatatatatatatatatatatatatatataccaattaaacataaaatattcttttgttcATGAAGGCTGCATTTTTTGACCAATtatacaagaaaacattttatattgtgaaatattattgcgaTATAACAATGTtctattttaatgcacattaaaatctgtgatgcaaagctatattttcagcatcattattaatgtaatcCTACAATAATctttctaatttgctgatttattatcagtgctggaagctgttgtgctgcttaatattttttttggaacctacaatatttttttttggattcttGAATAAAGTGTGAAATAGCAgagcatgtattttaaatagaaatccttTTTTACAacacatcattaaaatgtttggggtcGGTACATTTTAACAACAGCAGTATTTTCTTTGCAGTGATATTAGTTAGCAGCTATACTacttattttatgcattataataaagcATGCAATAGTGTATTACATGTAAATTATCCGATGCATTTATTAGGTGTTTTCCTAAACATAACCCTATAATCTCGTTTGCCAAATATATTTGCTTATTCTGTTATTAAACTCTGGACCAGAATATCCAAAGctataacagaataaaaaaatggttgCATTAGTcgtactttgttttgtttttttgtttttttgtttttttttattaaagtggaAATGGACTGGTCCCAAAAGTAGAGTTCAGCATTTCAggcagctttatttttttacattcatttaggttttgcaaaacaacaaaaaacagaaacgCAGACGTAACGTTCAACTGAGCTGCTAGTAGTTCGCCTCGTCCATCATGAGGGTGTCTGAGATCTTTTACGCATTTGATTGTGCGTCAGCAGACTGAGACAAACTACATGATCAGCACTTTATGAGATAATTACCTCCTCGGGGTTAAACATGAATAACAGTAGTTTATTTTGAGCTAATGTCTCATTTATCTAAATCTTGGGTCTATAGCTCTTCTCACACATGAAGATCATCTGACCTCTTAATGGTGCCTAAAGTAGGGTTCAGCATTTCAGGGAGTATTTTCTGCTCCGGCCGCCGAGATATTTAGTTTTGGTTCTGATTAGGCCTAATATCACATGTTTTTAGGCCTAAATATGCCAGTTTTGCTGTGACACGTACAATATCTGTGTGACAAAGAACCACAAAAGTAGTCACTTTCAAtcttttaaagatgtttctaatattttaatgcaatgcttCCTCAGTTTCtgatatttttagcaaataattataatttttttgatgtCAGTTCGTTGCAGTTTTAAGTAAAAGACGTTTTTTTTGCGACAATGCTGCACGTCTGTTTTGTCTCGGCCTGTTGACACGCAATGAAACgtgcttaaaggaacagttcacccaaaaataaaactgaccCCATATTTCACTCGCCCCCAATCCatacgactttcttctttcagacgaaacATTATCTGGGCTCTTCCATGTTTTTCAGCATTGCACCGAGTGAAATCATAACAGAATGTGTCGAGTTTTCTTCCCGTTAGCAAATTTAgcaatggaaagaaaaaaaataaataaaatgtatttatttttgcatagaCATAAATGTGCATTGTTCGTATTTTACGAATTTATTACATACATTCATCTTGATCAGccttcgttttttttgttttgttgaagcAGATTATTCAGTCTTACCTTGATGCTTTCTAGTCTTTGAATTCGTTCAAATAAACGTTCAAATTAACACTCAGACctcaaaaaatttaataaaaataaaaccctcAACCAGTCTTTATTTTTTACCGTTTTCTGTTACAcgaatgcattttttacatatttataaatgcaatataattatataaatgatacatttcacTGGTGTCTGATTATGTGCGACTTTGAACGatgtattagtttattagtatttGATTTACTGTAGCATCAAAACAAAGACGGGGCATATTTACGCATGAGCAAACTGGAAACCTACCACAAGGCTGTAATAACcaatagaaattatattatgGTCAATAGGGATTAATCACGCATCCTGACCTGAGGACTGTATGTGAGAGATATGTCTTTATTACCAGCATATCCCATAAGATGGCAGCAGTACACTACAGAGTCTGCCATAAAAACCCAAAGAACAACTGGAGCATGCGCAGAACGGAGTAATATGAAATACGGAGTGCTGAATATTTTAACGGGCAAAAAGCTAATATTATCGATCACAAATGAAGCCGTGGAATATTTCCGCTGGATGTCATGCATTTCCGGTCTGCACGTGAGAGGCGTTCGCcgtttacagtgtttta includes these proteins:
- the LOC122359069 gene encoding gastrula zinc finger protein XlCGF7.1-like yields the protein MEFIKEEIEDMGYPEPSRIKQEDTEEQIGLAEVKQERMKLKEEEGCGKSKTSRKNNSEQLKTHERKRAHVPAGEKRYRCAQCGKSLSGASSLRNHLLIHSGEKPFGCDRCGKKFISSSHLKSHMTVHSDEKPHVCSYCGKSFSWLASYKHHQKTHSKVKDHVCRECGKSFTRIANLKQHQRIHTGERPYKCSYCDRSFNESGNLKRHQRVHTGEKPYYCTQCGKCFTQSPNLVIHIKKCIEKFTVKRRKMAGKEY